The following are encoded together in the Deinococcus soli (ex Cha et al. 2016) genome:
- the prfA gene encoding peptide chain release factor 1: MSRLDELAAEFGKVERALGDPAALADPREYARLTRRHRELLPLVTLLRERDGLEADLTGARELLTDPDMRELAAGEVQALEARLAEIESDLVVLLLPTDPDDTKDVILELRAGAGGAEAGLFVMDLLRMYTRYAEGLGLKVTVLDASESDLGGASKVVAEITGDGAFRAFRWERGVHRVQRVPATESQGRIHTSTVTVAVLPVADTEEVQLDLSEVRIDVFRSQGAGGQGVNTTDSAVRAVYRAGTPDEIMVVCQDGRSQIKNREKALQVLAARLAERERIAREERERSDRAAQVGSGDRSEKIRTYNYPQNRVTDHRLEGEGKNHPLDSVIAGALGPVVANLARAQRELQLLQMGEEGQHGAA, encoded by the coding sequence ATGAGCCGCCTCGATGAACTCGCGGCGGAATTCGGGAAGGTTGAGCGGGCGCTGGGCGACCCGGCCGCTCTGGCCGACCCGCGCGAGTACGCCCGCCTGACCCGCCGTCACCGCGAACTCCTGCCCCTCGTGACCCTGCTGCGCGAACGCGACGGGCTGGAGGCGGACCTGACCGGCGCGCGCGAACTCCTGACCGACCCGGACATGCGCGAACTGGCCGCCGGGGAAGTGCAGGCCCTGGAGGCGCGGCTGGCCGAGATCGAGTCGGACCTCGTCGTGCTGCTGCTGCCCACCGACCCGGACGACACCAAGGACGTGATCCTGGAACTGCGCGCCGGGGCGGGCGGCGCCGAGGCCGGGCTGTTCGTGATGGATCTGCTGCGCATGTACACCCGCTACGCCGAGGGGCTGGGCCTGAAGGTGACCGTCCTGGACGCCAGCGAGAGCGACCTGGGCGGCGCGAGCAAGGTCGTCGCCGAGATCACGGGCGACGGCGCATTCCGCGCGTTCAGATGGGAGCGCGGCGTGCACCGCGTGCAGCGCGTCCCCGCCACCGAGAGCCAGGGCCGTATCCACACGAGTACCGTCACGGTGGCCGTGCTGCCCGTGGCCGACACCGAGGAGGTACAGCTCGACCTGTCCGAGGTGCGCATTGACGTGTTCCGCTCGCAGGGTGCGGGCGGGCAGGGCGTGAACACCACCGACTCCGCCGTGCGCGCCGTGTACCGCGCGGGCACGCCCGACGAGATCATGGTCGTGTGCCAGGACGGCCGCTCGCAGATCAAGAACCGCGAGAAGGCCCTGCAGGTCCTCGCCGCGCGCCTTGCGGAACGCGAACGGATCGCGCGGGAGGAACGCGAACGCAGCGACCGCGCCGCGCAGGTCGGCAGCGGCGACCGCAGCGAGAAGATCCGCACGTACAACTACCCCCAGAACCGCGTGACCGACCACCGCCTGGAAGGGGAGGGCAAGAACCATCCCCTCGACAGCGTCATCGCGGGCGCGCTGGGACCGGTCGTGGCGAACCTCGCCCGCGCGCAGCGCGAACTGCAACTCCTCCAGATGGGCGAGGAGGGCCAGCATGGCGCGGCGTGA